In Miscanthus floridulus cultivar M001 chromosome 5, ASM1932011v1, whole genome shotgun sequence, one genomic interval encodes:
- the LOC136449485 gene encoding uncharacterized protein, translating to MDSTTCAAVQEPPPPQDTQRARRVRARCRCGCALNLILFLAVTASFAGAAYRARHRPRDLVFVATTYYLLALLLCCVAKIELLRDDTAAGDAQRRRARLAAWAVSAVLSVTFASRVADAMPMLPLKLAVWGVTAVFLGLGLYFLLCCNDADRGGAEPPRGQMDSGSQPVKASRELSPEEMA from the coding sequence ATGGATTCGACGACCTGCGCCGCCGTGCAGGAACCACCACCGCCGCAGGATACGCAGCGTGCTCGGCGCGTCCGGGCACGCTGTCGCTGCGGCTGCGCGCTCAACCTCATTCTGTTCCTGGCGGTCACCGCCAGCTTCGCGGGCGCGGCGTACCGCGCGCGCCACCGCCCGCGCGACCTCGTGTTCGTCGCCACCACCTACTACCTCCTCGCGCTGCTCCTGTGCTGCGTCGCCAAGATCGAGCTCCTACGGGACGACACGGCGGCCGGGGACGCCCAGCGCCGGAGGGCCAGGCTCGCCGCGTGGGCCGTCTCCGCGGTGCTGAGCGTCACGTTCGCTTCGCGCGTCGCCGACGCCATGCCGATGCTGCCGCTGAAGCTGGCCGTGTGGGGCGTCACCGCCGTGTTCCTCGGCCTGGGGCTCTACTTTCTTCTATGCTGCAACGACGCGGACCGCGGTGGTGCCGAGCCCCCGCGTGGCCAGATGGACTCCGGCAGCCAGCCAGTGAAGGCCTCGCGCGAGCTGTCCCCGGAGGAGATGGCCTGA
- the LOC136449484 gene encoding 1-aminocyclopropane-1-carboxylate oxidase homolog 4-like: MASSSLPAPAPAPGRAELLKAFDDKRTGVRGLVESGVSSVPELFRHPDPYGSIPLAPPGASIPVVDLSLPPHLAAAAAASAARTWGFFHLVNYHHALPAAADAADDYPARAFAAVRAFNELPAAERAPHYSRTTGGVNYSSNVDLYNSPAASWRDTIQILLGPNRCPDLADRIPAACRAEVLEWEALATAVARALLGLLSQGLGLRPEALEDASCADGKLMVCHYYPHCPEPERTMGLVPHTDPGVLTVLAQDGVGGLQVKHQDEDGKISWVDVKPVPGALVINVGDLLQIMSNDKYTSVEHRVVMNTREEPRLSIGIFFSPGKRGDSVFYGPLPELVSSENPPKYRNFTMSEFYGTFFSRDLASKALLDNFKLSS; the protein is encoded by the exons ATGGCGTCCTCCTCCCTCCCGGCACCGGCACCCGCGCCCGGCCGCGCCgagctcctcaaggccttcgaCGACAAACGCACGGGCGTGCGAGGCCTCGTGGAGTCGGGGGTCTCCTCCGTCCCGGAGCTCTTCCGCCACCCGGACCCCTACGGCTCCATCCCGCTCGCCCCGCCCGGCGCCTCCATCCCCGTCGTGGACCTCTCCCTCCCGCcccacctcgccgccgccgccgccgcgtcggccGCCCGCACCTGGGGCTTCTTCCACCTCGTCAACTACCACCATGCCCTCCCCGCGGCGGCTGACGCCGCCGACGATTACCCCGCGCGCGCCTTCGCAGCGGTGCGCGCCTTCAACGAGCTCCCCGCCGCCGAGCGCGCGCCGCACTACAGCCGCACGACAGGCGGGGTCAACTACTCCTCCAACGTCGACCTGTACAACTCCCCCGCGGCCAGCTGGCGCGACACCATCCAGATCCTGCTGGGCCCCAACCGCTGCCCCGACCTCGCCGACCGGATCCCGGCCGCCTGCCGCGCCGAGGTGCTTGAGTGGGAGGCCCTCGCCACCGCCGTCGCGCGTGCCTTGCTGGGGCTCCTCTCCCAGGGGCTCGGGCTCCGGCCCGAGGCGCTGGAGGACGCGTCCTGCGCCGACGGGAAGCTCATGGTGTGCCACTACTACCCGCACTGCCCTGAGCCGGAGCGCACCATGGGCCTCGTCCCGCACACGGATCCCGGCGTGCTCACCGTGCTCGCGCAGGACGGCGTCGGGGGCCTGCAGGTGAAGCACCAGGACGAGGACGGCAAAATCTCCTGGGTGGATGTCAAGCCCGTGCCCGGAGCGCTTGTcatcaacgtcggggacctcttGCAG ATAATGTCTAATGACAAGTACACGAGTGTCGAGCATCGGGTGGTCATGAACACACGTGAAGAACCCAGGCTTTCCATCGGCATTTTTTTCAGTCCTGGGAAGAGAGGGGACTCGGTGTTCTATGGACCATTGCCAGAGCTGGTTTCTTCAGAGAACCCGCCCAAGTACAGGAACTTTACCATGTCCGAGTTTTATGGGACCTTCTTCTCACGAGACCTTGCGAGCAAAGCTCTACTTGATAACTTCAAACTGTCATCTTAA